ACGCAATTGAGTCACATTGCTCACAAAACTTAAAAGCGTTAACTAATCCCCGGGAATCAAACCCGAACctgttaattattattttaaattaaaaaaaatccgatatcgtaagtaggtacatttttcttGTGCATCTAGCTTAACAGGTGAAAGTTTCTGAATTCAGTTCTTGCCTCACGAAAACAGTCACGGTACATAAACTTCGGACCAGATTGTTAAAAACTCCTATTATACAAGAAACCTTTCACGTTAAAAATTAGGAACGCTAATTGATAAAGTTAAATTGTGTTTTGAAGTTTATAGTAGGCGGTCTGAGGcattatatttttcattatcACAGCTTTTAGTGAAAGTAAACAGTTATAAAAATGACTTATTTCGTGGTAGCCAATGTCATTTGTTTATGAGATTTCCCTGCCTATTATAACTCGTCTCTACTTATTTTTGACCGAGTGAAAGCATAAATTTCCAATCTTGAGAGCCAAAATGCTTTTGTTCATCTGTCCGCCTGTATAGCTGTTTTCCTCAGTCGTAATCGATTCTCTTGAAATTTTATAAGCACGTTCGATAAATTTTATATAATGGAATTTTattgtcgattcagtttttgtaaatctttcaaaatggcggcgaCATGGGTCTAACGAATATGGTGAGTTGTAACTCGCATATCCTCTAGTCTtattaatatatgcatcgtCACGCCCCAGTCATCATCAGTGGCCATAGTTAAAGTCCGATTGCTGTGTCGTCACACGCAAGGTTGGAAAGCGTAGTTTCTTAATCGTCCGGATTGCACACTGTATGTGTACTGTGTATGCGCAAGCACAGTGAAAACAAAGAAGTAGGTTTTCATATATGGTTCGGTAATTTATTGATAAACGATCGGTCTGGTCCAGTGGGTAGTggtatgaagccgatggtcccgggttcgaatcccggtaagggcatttatttgtgtgatggcacagatatttgttcctgagtcatggtcgttttctatgtatttaagtatttataattatattacataaatatcgttgtctgagtacccataacacaagaTGTCATATAATGTTCATTAAAATCCTCCGTTTATTAAAGGATGACTTACATGAAAATTAACAAGATTGTACCTTAGCTAGTCAGGAAACTATAgtgtgtcaaaggactgtctaatttcagacatagatagagagaatcatactatctttgtcttacactagtactagcacccaaaagaaaaggatggctATAGTTTTGTTTGTTCCTATTTAGCAGCTATAATACAATTATTGTCAGTGAAGCAGATGGTGGtattttttatgaatatgaaATTCATAAAAAATCCAGTGTAAATTGATAATCTATTATTACAATCTAAATACGCCTCTTTGTCATGTGTCAAAGTCTGTGCAGAGTTAAGgtgcccacagattaccagttcagttgttcggagctgtcaaattttgggtttaactgacaggctgatatcgtccggcgaactgcgGCCCGTTTCtgaaaagcttgtaacttgtaatacaagcggatgccACTCTATGACAGCTTTTATTAGAAAGGAACTTCCACTTGTAATAcaaattacaagcttttaagaaacgggcccctggtaatcagtgggctcctttagcttagacggactccaGCGTTTTTAAAGAATCATGTTATTTTGCTATTTGGAAATAAATTCAAATTGTTGCAATGCTGGCCAAAACATTAGACGAACGTTTCGTGATAATGATGCATGATGACAGTCATTCGGAAATAATGCAATGTTTTCGGCCGGTAATCATAATGTAAATAAGTATGCAGTAGATTCAGTTTCTCGGTTTACTGACTTTAATGCAATACATTTACAACATGCGGAAAGTATTACACATAGGTAAAGAGTGATGGTGATAAAACAGGTTCCAAAAACACTTGCATTATCTGATTGTATATGATACTACTCTCTGCCCGAAACTTCATCTGTGTggaatgataatgatgattgatATAAAACTCCTGAAAATGGTTCCTATGTCCATCCTTGGGCCGACCatactaatattttaataaattgactTTGTTTCGTAAAGCAATAAcaagtaatataaaaaaaaattaaagccttaaggtaaaaaattataaactacataaaactacaactaaaatttataaataaaaaactggctCCAGCTCAGTGCCTTGTGGCAAGGTGCCAAAAAGGCTGGCGGCATTGCCTCGCTGGACGGCAATGCCAATGCGGTAATAAATAGacttgtttttaattaaataaatattatatcaaatgacatcatttCGCTAAACCCCAGTCTTATCCTAATTTCAGCTCCTAAAGCCAAGATGACTCTAGAACAGCCTGCTGGTGAGATGTGGCAGAAGATCCGCGAGGAGCTGAACGAGAAAGCGGACACTAAGGATGCTGACCTGGCCCATATCAAGGAGTGGCTCAAGAAGGAACCTCATCTTCCTGATGAGTTCGGTAAGGGTTTATGCTTTTGTTTCATATAAAACAGGCCGTTATGCTCACTGGGACAAGTACAGAATTACAGATTATGTCAAACCCATTTTTTTAAAAGGTTTAATATACTTTTTATTGGAAAAGTAAAGATATACCTATCATGaataaaaaattaattaaaaactaaattaaaattaaaataagactaaataaaactatattaaATCTAAGAAAGGCCCCTGTGGCATATAGTACCGAaaacgctggcagcatttcctcgctggatTGTTAAACTAAAACACTGAGCGaagaagctgccagctcttcggtctcCTGTGGCGTGTCCGAGTCTCTGCGACGAGCTCATATATTATGTCAACCGCAGAGATCTTTTCTAACTACAGCCTTTGAAGCATGTGCCGTATGTGTGAAATCAGTGTTAAGTGTTATGTGGTGAACTTTGCGCACCGTGCGCCGGCAGGCGTTTAGAgtgcttaaggggcccacagattaccagttcgccggacgatataagCCTGTCAGtcaatcgcaaaaggtgacagttccaaacaactgataggctgatatcgtccggcgaattgGTAATCTGTAGGCCCCTTTAGAACAATAATATGAATAATCATTCTTCACTTGTCATACGATCTCTGTACAAgattttatgtattatttttgtatgtGTAGGTATGAGCATTTACTACTATGCTTAAGATGTGCCACTATTCCCGCAAACGAATGAATGTTCAGCTATAATAACCGGATGATGACTCAATATTTTATCATTAAACATTCCTTTAAAAAAGTCTATTTTTTGCATACAATATAATAGTAAACTTAATAGCAATAATAAAACACATATCTATTAGTCTACCAGCATTATTGTCTATTGTCGTTTTCTTCGTTTCCTCGCAATTTCCGTAATTATACTTGTACTGGACGTAATTATAATAATGAAGTGTGTttttacaattacaattttctTTGAATTTTACATCTTGTACTCCAAAATCATTCATAAATCAGAAACAAAGCATTATTAAACAGCTTAATCTTGATACTGATTGACAAATCTTCATCTCCAGATGACCAGCGTATCATGACCTTCCTGCGCGGTTGCAAGTTCTCCCTGGAGAAGACCAAGCGTAAACTAGACATGTACTTCACCATGCGTTCGGCCGTGCCCGAGTTCTTTACCGACCGCGATGTCACCCGCCCAGAGCTCCAGGAGATCCTCAATATTGTGtaagtctgtttttttttagcCCGTTacagtgtcccactgctgagcaaaggcctctccccttgatttacacaactcccgttgtagtgctttttccggccagttaCCTATGAAGGCgtctaagtcgtcccgccatctccgtctagGCCTGCTACGTCCGCGCTTCTTctgcggcatccacttggtggctataaTAGCCCACCTATCCGGATGCATATTGCATGTGGCAGACGTAGTCATAAGtctattcatcatcatcatcatcatctcagccataagacgtccactgctgaacataggtcCAAggggacctccatacgtgccggttggaagcgacccgcatccagcgtcttccggcgaccttaacaagatcgtctgtccaccttgtgggtggacgtcctacgctgcgcttgctagtccgtggtctccactcgagcacttttcgaccccatcggccatcttctctgcgtgcaatgtggcctgcccattgccacttcagcttgctaatccggtgggctatgtcggtgactttagttcgtctacggatctcctcatttctgattcgatcacgtagagaaactccgagcgaatagccctctccatagctcgttgagcgacttgaGTTTtaagatgaggccgatagtgaaagaccacgtttcggagccgtaagtcatcactggtaacacacattgattaaagactttcgtcttgaggcactgaggtatgtcggacgaaaagacattacgtagtttcccgaacgctgcccaaccgagttggattcggcggttgacctctttctcgaagttggacctacctaattggactacttgtcctaggtagatgtacgagtcaacaacttcgagtaccgagttcccaacagagactgggatgggcacaacattggcatttgacataagtttcgtcttgtccatgttcattttcaagcccacccgttgtgaaactcggttgaggtcatcgagcatcatgctgagttcctccatcgactttgccatgactacgatatcgtcggcaaaccgaaggtgagtgatgtattcgccgttgatgttgatgccaagtccttcccattccaggagcttgaaggcgtcttccattccattacggcagtaaacagtttcggagagataacgtctccctgccttacgcctcttcgcaatggaatcgccctcgtgctctgctcctgtactcggaccgacatggtggcgttactatacaaacacttcaacacttcgatgtaccgatagtcaatatggcatcgctgaagagactcaagcaccgcccatgtttccaccgaatcgaaggctttctcatagtccacaaacgctaagcataatggcaagttatactcttcggtcttctgtataacttgccgcagcgtatggatgtggtctatggtactatagccttttcggaaaccggcttgttcgggaggctggaagtcatcaagtctgtgttcgagacggttcgtgatgacccttgaaaacagcttatagacatggctcagaagcgtgatgggtctgtagttcttcaataggttgttatcaccttttttgaaaaacagcaccacctcgcctctattccatgtttcaggcgttatgccctcggacaagacggaattaaagagcttctggaggactttaagtaccggtgttccacccgctctcagaagctctgaagtgattccgtctttgcccggcgccttgttgttcttaagctgcttcagggccatcctaatctcgtacagactgatgtccgggatatcttcggtataatgtcgggacagcttggctcttggatctcctaccaagctgtcaacgggctttgcgatcgaagtgtataactgtccatagaacctctcgatctcacctaaaacctccgctttgctcgacgctatgctgccattttcccgtttcagctttgtcagctggctttgcccaatagacttgtcctttgcgaacactttggagccttggtttcgctcaatagtctctttaatacgtataagtctattaaaaatataaaattatatgaaaccgctttaataatgtaataatttttaaagattttaacAAAGAATATCCATTTATCCCAATGAGACCCAGTTTCCCCTGGGTTCAAAGGTGTTGTAGTCGCTTCAGTAAAAACTAATATCTACTTTATGACAATATTTTGTCTTGTGAGCTGGGTCAAAAACAGTGGGACGACGCTGAACGCTCCATAGATaaagataattgttattatCACCGTATAAAAGTTTATGccgtattttattattaaaaagaaaatcaCATGTTCCATACGTGACAAATGTAAGAATCATGGTATTTAAGATAGCTACTTAAAATTAAGCGTAGGTACCACTTATGAGATTTCCATCAGGTACAATAATGAACATAATGCTTTGCACTGCATAACTCACAGAAAAATATCTTTGACATTTTTTTCTTCTCTTAGGATCGAAAGATTCGATAGTGCGCGTGATCCTTTCCAAGTTTCCTGATGTTGGATGAGAGTGGCAGTTTTATTTCAGACCGAATAATATTCTCAAGGTTCAAATTTTAAACACTTGTGTTATTTACTACACTTCATACTTGGGTGGAATAAGTGGAAAAACATTATAACATAATCATTATATTCTTCGTAGTAAAAGTTATTATGAGATCATTGTTATGAgattaaattaaaagaaaatgagCCTGTGTTaggtattataattatacaaagtattaaataacggccaatattattttatatattaaataccataatttgatatttaccagtcgctttttgtTGACGGAAAAAACACCTTGAGGAAACTGTAGGCAGGTATCCATCCGCGAAAAATTCAAAAGGTTAAGTTCCCAAGGCGCTTTGGGCCAGCGTAGGGACTATGGCCCATAAATATAGCATGTTTGATTCTTACAAGAATTTTGTAGTTTAACGTAAAAGTAGTGACTGCAATAAAAATTCTTTTCTCTTGGTGTTTTTTTTATGGATACATCATAGATATTTTACAAAACACCAAAAAAAGTTTTATTGTTTTTACTTGTAAAGGTTAGGTCTTAAAGACGTTTTCTGATTGTCtactgtaggtacctagattTTTTCACGGCATTTTTTTGCATGGCTTGTCATTTATTTCAATattcaaattaatatttttatttaaaaacagtaAATGAAATAATGACGAGTTCAAAacttttttctatttttacCAAAGCGACATAATTTTCAATATCCGTTCGTGTATTATTTATCACTAGCAGCTACCTGCGACTTTGTCTCAGTGAAACTCTTTAATTATCATTCCCATACAATGGTTCATCGATTTCATCTTCTATGGCAATTATTCCTGTATATCAAAAACTCTTTGTGTAGCAAATTTATAAATCCGTGTGGTTTGCGTTTATCGTAAAATTGGATGAGACCTGCCTGATAatcatggtcgcgtttttatcacttgtcatgtcatgcgtcactttcgcacttatatACTTGTTTGAACGTGACAGGCATTGTgataaatgataaagagccggccatcttagcccttctgtacggatatgatggccgttcttgtctacgtgacagcgtgataaaacggtgtccgtcactttctatctaAAGTGACAtctattttatcacgtggacaAAGGTGGATatagccatccataatacgccggctgcaAGTATAGATACTAACGAACATATTTTTTTAGGCAAATGCCGCCTCTGCCTGGACTTACTCCCGAGGGTCGCCGTGTCATCTTAATGAGAGGTAAGAATAATATACCTGCACTCAAGGTTATAAAAATGTTCTAACTCGCCCTATAAAAACTACTTAcctataccacagaataaataatagcactaccgaacagaaaggacacttcctacaaaacctaAGTTTGACAgtgattcagggacgaatcatgctatacctttctaatgtatggcactatccgtttcgaatatttagggttgtcaaaattcaagtctttatcttatctttggtcgtgcacgcaaagggacgccaagtggtgccaaccctaataattgcttggagcaatgctgagccgaatcgagccgagtttgcccgaaaggaggagtgtttCCCCACTGCTTATACATAATATGAGTACCTATATCGAAAGAAAAGGGAGGGCAATGTTCAAAGTAAAAGTCCAAATATTTATTGCAAACAATCCATTCACCTGGACAATGTTTATCGCTTGCTCGCGAAAAGTCCAGGTCAAACTTTTCTTATAAAATTTTTAGGACTATTAGTCAAAATTTTTGCACTATATAAATCGCAGAAGAAAACGATCTTCTGAAGTTGACTAATTCCATCCTCTTTTCTCAATCAGGCATAGACAAAGACATCCAAACCCCGAACGTGGCAGACGCATTCAAGCTGGCGCTCATGCTGGGCGACGTGAGGCTAAATGAGGAGAAGGAAGGAGTAGCTGGAGACGTTTACATCCTCGATGCTTCCGTGGCCACGCCTACACACTTCGCCAAGTTCACGCCAACGCTGGTGAAGAAGTTCCTCGTGTGTGTACAGGTATGGAGGGTTCCGCTATTATTCCTCAATCATGATCATCTTCTTTAGTCTGGTAAGAGCATAGCATTTTCTCTTTGAAGAATCCACCCACCAtgattttgaaatgtagtcttGTCCAGAATTGATCAGCAACTTTTCGAATGTCGGCAAGATGCTAACATGGATGCAAGGCACCGCGATCACTATTATCTAATTGTACTTATCCTTACTAAAATACAGAAGATTCTCAATTGATTACGTAATTCGGCGTTTCTTTGTACTATGATGCTGGCCATCTCAAATGGCTTGATATAAATCCACAGCctaacctcctaaggcccaaggtccaacctatagtacttattcagttcaataaaatttaaatcatattcgattggaacagagttgcttttgctttgtttcgtttaGGTTttaaacaacgcaaaatcaactctatttccttcactaaaggttcaaatttctgtggCAACATTTCCTCtccatttttcatttgtatggctgggcctcaGGAGGCTAAGACAACATGCTGCGGATATTCATGCTTGCACTCTTGGGCTATTAGCTTAACTAGATAAGTTTTTATTTGTGCTTATCTTTAAAGATGATTTTGTTTTGCAGGAAGCCTACCCAGTCAAACTGAAGGCAGTCCATGTGGTCAACGTGTCGCCATTGGTCGACAAGATCGTCAACTTCGTCAAACCTTTCATCAAGGAAAAGATCAGAGACAGGGTATGTTTTCAACCACTTTTGGCAAAGAACCACATAATAGCTGCCTTTAGGGAAACCTTACATACTGATGAGTGTAACGAGCAATCTGTATCGCCCTTTATAGTCTGCCTTCCCAAGCTACATATATATCGATGACCCTGTTTCTTGTACAGTCGCGGACTTTAAtcgttgagccatttagggtttacTTTGCATAAGACATTTCAttgtcaagagcaccctaaaccagtgtatgaggaatgttatgaaagtgaaagcgaaagaggtatgttaggatcgtagcaagtggaaatccgtggtctctgtctacccctccgggaaataggcgtgattgtatggaCATTTCATACCGTTAATCAATATTGACAACCAAATTAACTTGAACCTTAGATGGATCAACAATTAAAGTCTGTGACCGTACGTGTCTACTCAAAGCTCACATGGCAATTCTCGCGTAagctgagggtctaccgcgaaccacgttcgacgtgttgcctctctgtcgcacttgtaaattcgtacttaaGTGTGACAGCGAGGCAACACGTCACCTCTGTATCACTTCATTGAATTAATTTCCATTATTTTAATGCTTGTTTCAGATTCATCTTCATTCCGATATCAATGAGCTCTACAAGCACGTTCCTAAGGAAATGCTTCCCACAGAATACGGTGGGAACTGCGGCTCCATGAATGATCTACATAGTAAGTTAATTAAATCTTCTATAAGAACATCTTGGGAACAACTGAAGCGTACAATAGGGATCGTGCGCGTttgagggtctgccatcttgtggcctgaatcggaaacaaacatatgtgcacatgtacattgccaaagcaggtgctaccatctaccgttctcgtcggtgcgtttccttgtgcatagtaggttctgccgtcttgtgggctacatcgaaagcataaacgacacatttacgcctcgcgccaaaaatctgacggctcctatgctgcccctatagttcatgcacggggcctacacaaaacttttcatttatttcacaCTAGCGTTTGACTGCGACT
The window above is part of the Cydia splendana chromosome 19, ilCydSple1.2, whole genome shotgun sequence genome. Proteins encoded here:
- the LOC134800234 gene encoding alpha-tocopherol transfer protein-like → MTLEQPAGEMWQKIREELNEKADTKDADLAHIKEWLKKEPHLPDEFDDQRIMTFLRGCKFSLEKTKRKLDMYFTMRSAVPEFFTDRDVTRPELQEILNIVQMPPLPGLTPEGRRVILMRGIDKDIQTPNVADAFKLALMLGDVRLNEEKEGVAGDVYILDASVATPTHFAKFTPTLVKKFLVCVQEAYPVKLKAVHVVNVSPLVDKIVNFVKPFIKEKIRDRIHLHSDINELYKHVPKEMLPTEYGGNCGSMNDLHNSWVKKLEEYKDWFAEHENIKADESLRPGKPTNYDELFGIDGSFRQLVID